The Wansuia hejianensis genomic interval GTTTGAAGGGTATCAACAATTCATCTGGGCATAGCGAAACCGCCCACCAAAGCACCGTTTTTTTTATTTGGTGGGCTTGCCCAAAGTATTTAGAAAAACAGCGTATAGCTTTATTTTGCCATACGCTGTTTTGAAAGAGAAAGAGCCGATGATCTGTGAGAGTGTTTCATCGGCTCTGCGCCTATGCGTCTGGCTCTTTGATGACTGTTATTTTTGATCTTGGACATCAATAACTGTTTCTTGCTTACATTTCGGGCAGTAGAGAGGAAATTTTTTGATTACTGTGTCCCTTCGGATTTTGTCACGAGTTTTATTTCCACAAACCGGAATTTTATCCCTTCTGCATCTTCCATCTTGATATCTCTTCTCTCAAGTCTTATTTTTTTATTTTAGCATAAGGATGTTGCGTTTGATTTGCTCAATAACCTCTATGAACGCCTCATCGCTCTGTCCTGTCGGATCAGGCAATCCCCAATTATCATCAAATGCTCGGCCGATATAAGGGCAGCCTACATCGCAGCCCATAGAGATAGCAACATCAGGCGTGGGAATTTGGTCGATTGTCTTGCTGTACTGTGTTTGCTCCATATCAATACCGTAAAGCTGTTTTATCAGCCGTACCGCGTCTTGGTTGATCTGCGGTTTGGTTTCCGTGCCTGCGGAATAGAAGTCAAACTTATCTCCAGCAAAATGTTTACCCAGCGCCTCCGCAATCTGACTGCGGCAGGAATTGTGAACACAAATAAATGCAATTTTTTTCATGTTGACCTCCATTATAGTGATAGAAGCATATCGCCTTTAACTTCTTCCGCACTCCAAGCAATCAGAGCAACCTTTCCGTTTGCGTGTGAATCTACTTTTTTGATCCATTCCACTTCATTACTTGCCTTAACAGAAAGCATTTGATTCGTGCTTCCCGTCTGATAGAGCGATTGATTGATAACCCACCACTTTGTCGCAATTTGCGCTCGTTTCAGGTCATATTCCAAACGGAGGGCTTCATATACGGGCGTTGCTTCGGGAAGTGTGACAATGATTACTTCGGTTTCTGTGCCTTTCAGACGGGGCAGCAGGCGTTTAACGGATTCTGGCGTTTCGCCCTTTGTGCGCTGAATTTCCTTATCATAGCTTTCCGTAGATTCCAACAGAAGCAGGGTATGCCCGGTGGGAGCCGTGTCTATAACGACTATTTCATCATCAGCTTTTTCTACGATTTCAGCAAATGCCCGGAACACAGCGATTTCCTGTGTACAGGGAGAACGAAGATCTTCTTCAATATAGGCAATATCTTCATCTGACATATTGTTTTCCTGTGCTTTCGCAAGCACTTCATTTTGGTATTTTTTCAGTTCAGCCGCTTCATCAATATGACTCATGGTAATACCATTTTGTTCTTCCAGTACAAATTTAAGATGAGCAGCCGGGTCGGTGGTCGTTAAATGCACCTTTTTTCCGCATTTAGAAAGTCCCAAAGCAATCGCTGCCGCAACAGTAGTCTTTCCTACGCCCCCTTTTCCCATTGTGAAGATAACCTTTTTATTTTGTGCGTTGAGTTCATCTACAATATCCGTCAGAGAATGAAGATGTTCGGCGTTGATCTTTTCATCACGCAGAATATGGCGATCCTCGGTCAGCATTGCCCGAACATTGTCTATTCCGGTAATGTTGTAAGCACGCAAGGGGATTTCATACTGCTGCATTGATTTTAGTTCTTCCGGCATTTCGGAAAGTGCGATCTGCTGCTTGTGATGAAGTTCCGAAGATACTTCATCATCAAACTGTGTCAGCACACCGTTAATAACCAAAACCTGATTACAAACGCCAAGTTCTTTCAGTTCAGCCGATGCTCTGTATGCTTCCTTTAATGGAGCAGCTTCCGGTCTTGTTACGAGAATCAGTGTAGTCTTTGAACCGTCGGCAAGGGTTTCCACCGCCTCTTTGTAGACGGCTTTTCTGCTTTCAAGACCTGACAACTGTCCAAGGCAGGACGCTCCGTGTGTGCTCTCACTGATAAAATTGCTCCAAGCGGAAGGCAACTGCAACATACGGAGTGTGTGTCCTGTCGGCGCTGTGTCAAAGATGATATAATCATATTTCAGTTGCACTTCATCATCTGTGATGAAATTGGAAAACTCATTAAACGCAGCAATTTCTATGGTACAGGAACCGGACAACTGTTCCTCCATATTGACGATAACCGAATCCGGCAGTTTACCACGGTAGGGAGCAATTACACTTTCCCGATACTCCGCCGCCGCTTCAATCGGATTTAAATTCGCCACGACAAGTTTCGGTACATCCGGAATCGGAACACCTTTATTGTTCAGTTCCATCGAAAAAACATCCTGCAAATTGGATGCCGGATCAGTACTAACCAACAGAACCTTTTTTCCTGCATCCGCAAGGGATACCGCCGTAGCGCAGGCGGTCGAGGTTTTACCCACGCCGCCTTTACCCGTAAAGAACAGATACTGTGTCAGGTCAATTTTTTTCAGATCAAATCTTTCCATCAACAACAGCCTCCTTCACAGCAGCATCCGCCGGATTTTTGTTCACCCAAAGAACCTTTCGGCAATTCAAGCCACTGTGTAAATTCGTCGTTGGTCGGATAGCGACCGGAGATAGCAAGTTCGCCATCTACTATTGTTACGGGCAACTTATCAGCACCGTATAACTGTACGAAATCGTTGACAATCTTATTGTTGATAAAAACCATCGGAGCATTGGAAAGGTTAAACCGTTTTACGGTAATGCCTTTTTGCTTCAAGGTGTTGAGAACGGTGGAGATACGAAGCAATTCGGGATCGACGCTTACGCCGCAAAGTCCGGTTGAGCAACACATAGCGGGTTCAAAGATTTCAATGTTTTTCATAGTAGTTACCTCTTTCTTAATTTTTTATTATTTAACGGGAAACCATTTCTGCGTCTTGTTCGCAATTTTGACCAAGAACAGCATTACGGGAACCTCGGTTAAAACACCGACAGTTGTTGCCAAAGCAGCTGGTGAAGTTGTTCCAAAGAGAGCAATCGCTACTGCTACAGCCAGTTCAAAGAAATTTGATGCACCGATCATTCCGGCTGGAGCCGCAATTTTGTAGGGCAGTTTCAAAAGTCTGCAAGCCACATAAGCTATCGCAAAGATCAGGAATGTCTGCAAAATCAGCGGTACGGCAATCAGAACGATATGCAGCGGATTTTCCAAGATCACATTGCCTTGGAATGAGAAAATCATAATCAGCGTCAGCAGAAGTCCGATGGTGGTAATACCGTCAAACTTCTTAACAAAGGTGTTTTCAAAATAATCTGTGCCTTTCCTTTTCAAAACAAAATACCTTGTTAGCATACCGCCCGCCAAAGGAATGACAACGAACAGAACGACCGATAAAATCAGCGTATCCCACGGAACGGATACATTGGAAACACCCAGCAGGAATTTTACGATTGGCACAAAGGCGACGAGAATAATCAAATCATTCGTTGCCACTTGCACCACGGTGTAGGCAGGATCGCCCTTTGTCAAGCTGCTCCACACAAACACCATCGCCGTACACGGAGCGGCACCGAGCAATACTGCTCCGGCAAGATATTCCGTAGCAAGGTCGGGCGTGATGAACGCCTTGAAAATTACGAAGAAGAACAGGCTTGCAATACCATACATCGTAAACGGTTTGACTAGCCAGTTTGTAACCCAAGTCACAAACAATCCCTTTGGATTTTTTCCGACATTCTTAATGCTTCTGAAGTCTACCTTCATCATCATCGGATAAATCATTAGCCAAATGAGTATTGCCATCGGAATAGATACTTTGGCATATTCAAACTGATTCAGAAAATCGGGTATCTGCGGCAAAAACTGACCGATCAGCACGCCGACTATCATGCAGAAGATAACCCATAATGTCAAATATTTTTGAAAGATACTGATTCCGCTTTTATCTTTATTCATCGTTTTTACTCCTTTCGGTTTGGTAACACAGCTTTTTTTCCTTACATTTCTTGCAGGCTTCTTGATCCGCTAAGTAGGTCGAAAGCTCCGGCAAGTGTTCGGTCAAATACTGCCATAATGTGCTGTGGTCTTGCTTGAATTCAGAACTAATGCTGTAATAAGTCCATTGTGCATCTTTTTGGCTGCTTACAATACCGCACTTTTTCAGTATCGTTAGATGCCGTGATACATTGGATTGCGTCAGATTCAATGTCGCCTCAATTTCACAGACGCACAATTCCCTCTCTATCAGCAAGGAGAGAATTCGCAGCCTGCTTTCCTCTGCAAGTGCTTTAAATATATCTGTCATATCATCACCTCTTATTCGTATATGCTCATTCACTCATATACTATGCTGAAAAGCTGCCGTTTGTTACAACGACTCAGCTTTTTTATTATTTCAGAACCCAAGTTTATTTAACAGCTTTTCAACATCGGCGGCTTTCAGCACCTTGCCCATAGATACAACCTTTTCGTTTACAACGAGAGCAGGCATGCTCATAACGCCGTATTTCATTACCTTCTGCATATCGGTGATATATTCGACTTCCACAGATAATCCCATTGCTTTCACAGCTTCTTTTGCATTTTCATATTGATCGTGGCAGGATTTGCAACCTGCCCCCAAGACCTTAATGCAGCATATTCCGTCTTTCGCTTCTGCACAGCAGTCATTTGTGATTTCACTTACCTCACTTGTAGGACAGCCGCAGTTGCAAGCGCAAGTGGGGGTTTTCTTTTCTTCTCCC includes:
- a CDS encoding arsenate reductase ArsC — its product is MKKIAFICVHNSCRSQIAEALGKHFAGDKFDFYSAGTETKPQINQDAVRLIKQLYGIDMEQTQYSKTIDQIPTPDVAISMGCDVGCPYIGRAFDDNWGLPDPTGQSDEAFIEVIEQIKRNILMLK
- a CDS encoding ArsR/SmtB family transcription factor, giving the protein MTDIFKALAEESRLRILSLLIERELCVCEIEATLNLTQSNVSRHLTILKKCGIVSSQKDAQWTYYSISSEFKQDHSTLWQYLTEHLPELSTYLADQEACKKCKEKKLCYQTERSKNDE
- a CDS encoding thioredoxin family protein, translating into MALFNFGKKEGEEKKTPTCACNCGCPTSEVSEITNDCCAEAKDGICCIKVLGAGCKSCHDQYENAKEAVKAMGLSVEVEYITDMQKVMKYGVMSMPALVVNEKVVSMGKVLKAADVEKLLNKLGF
- the arsB gene encoding ACR3 family arsenite efflux transporter codes for the protein MNKDKSGISIFQKYLTLWVIFCMIVGVLIGQFLPQIPDFLNQFEYAKVSIPMAILIWLMIYPMMMKVDFRSIKNVGKNPKGLFVTWVTNWLVKPFTMYGIASLFFFVIFKAFITPDLATEYLAGAVLLGAAPCTAMVFVWSSLTKGDPAYTVVQVATNDLIILVAFVPIVKFLLGVSNVSVPWDTLILSVVLFVVIPLAGGMLTRYFVLKRKGTDYFENTFVKKFDGITTIGLLLTLIMIFSFQGNVILENPLHIVLIAVPLILQTFLIFAIAYVACRLLKLPYKIAAPAGMIGASNFFELAVAVAIALFGTTSPAALATTVGVLTEVPVMLFLVKIANKTQKWFPVK
- the arsD gene encoding arsenite efflux transporter metallochaperone ArsD — protein: MKNIEIFEPAMCCSTGLCGVSVDPELLRISTVLNTLKQKGITVKRFNLSNAPMVFINNKIVNDFVQLYGADKLPVTIVDGELAISGRYPTNDEFTQWLELPKGSLGEQKSGGCCCEGGCC
- the arsA gene encoding arsenical pump-driving ATPase → MERFDLKKIDLTQYLFFTGKGGVGKTSTACATAVSLADAGKKVLLVSTDPASNLQDVFSMELNNKGVPIPDVPKLVVANLNPIEAAAEYRESVIAPYRGKLPDSVIVNMEEQLSGSCTIEIAAFNEFSNFITDDEVQLKYDYIIFDTAPTGHTLRMLQLPSAWSNFISESTHGASCLGQLSGLESRKAVYKEAVETLADGSKTTLILVTRPEAAPLKEAYRASAELKELGVCNQVLVINGVLTQFDDEVSSELHHKQQIALSEMPEELKSMQQYEIPLRAYNITGIDNVRAMLTEDRHILRDEKINAEHLHSLTDIVDELNAQNKKVIFTMGKGGVGKTTVAAAIALGLSKCGKKVHLTTTDPAAHLKFVLEEQNGITMSHIDEAAELKKYQNEVLAKAQENNMSDEDIAYIEEDLRSPCTQEIAVFRAFAEIVEKADDEIVVIDTAPTGHTLLLLESTESYDKEIQRTKGETPESVKRLLPRLKGTETEVIIVTLPEATPVYEALRLEYDLKRAQIATKWWVINQSLYQTGSTNQMLSVKASNEVEWIKKVDSHANGKVALIAWSAEEVKGDMLLSL
- a CDS encoding cysteine-rich KTR domain-containing protein; amino-acid sequence: MPVCGNKTRDKIRRDTVIKKFPLYCPKCKQETVIDVQDQK